A region of Nitrospinota bacterium DNA encodes the following proteins:
- a CDS encoding Rieske 2Fe-2S domain-containing protein, giving the protein MFLWPREGKKEAAAKSMKISSAEVPIGEAKFVRFLNKPAVIIRPNEQELYALSAICTHLGCVVKWNDSTQELLCPCHGGRFDTKGVVLGGPPPKPLPSYSARLENEYIVIEEA; this is encoded by the coding sequence ATGTTCCTGTGGCCACGGGAGGGGAAGAAAGAGGCCGCCGCCAAGTCCATGAAGATATCATCGGCCGAAGTGCCCATTGGCGAGGCCAAGTTCGTGCGGTTCCTCAACAAACCCGCGGTGATTATCCGCCCCAACGAGCAGGAGCTTTACGCCTTGTCCGCCATCTGCACCCACCTGGGTTGCGTGGTGAAATGGAACGACTCCACCCAAGAGCTTCTGTGCCCCTGCCATGGCGGCAGGTTCGACACCAAAGGTGTGGTGCTCGGCGGCCCGCCCCCCAAGCCGCTCCCCTCGTACTCGGCGCGGCTGGAAAACGAATACATAGTGATAGAGGAGGCCTGA
- a CDS encoding cytochrome b N-terminal domain-containing protein produces MEISVLKLGPIKIRNKLAIRLFSAVDDRLAIKEIMNDEVFEKISPAYLGLWSCFGGISFFLFLNQIVTGALLLIYYQPTIESAHASVAQVMNEVPFGWLIRGLHAWGSNLMIIAIIIHMAKIYVYGIYKAPRELNWVVGVTLLLLTLGLSFTGYLLPWTQLAYWATVVGTETPAALPYIGESLRYAMRGGEEISQVTLTRFFAIHIMILPIVTAGVVGLHLLQIRRQGISGPL; encoded by the coding sequence ATGGAAATAAGCGTTCTGAAACTGGGGCCCATCAAGATCCGCAACAAGCTGGCAATCCGGCTTTTTTCGGCTGTGGACGACAGGCTGGCCATAAAAGAGATAATGAACGATGAGGTATTTGAAAAAATATCCCCGGCGTATCTTGGGCTGTGGTCGTGTTTCGGGGGGATAAGCTTTTTCCTGTTCCTAAACCAGATTGTCACCGGAGCGCTATTGCTGATTTACTACCAGCCAACCATAGAAAGCGCCCACGCTTCGGTGGCCCAGGTCATGAACGAGGTGCCGTTCGGCTGGCTTATCCGGGGCTTGCACGCCTGGGGATCCAACCTGATGATAATCGCCATTATTATCCACATGGCGAAGATATACGTTTACGGCATATACAAGGCGCCAAGGGAACTGAACTGGGTGGTGGGGGTTACCCTTCTGCTTCTTACCCTTGGGCTGTCGTTCACCGGCTACCTGCTTCCATGGACACAGCTGGCCTATTGGGCCACCGTGGTGGGCACGGAGACACCGGCGGCCCTGCCCTATATCGGGGAGTCATTAAGGTACGCCATGCGGGGCGGCGAGGAGATTTCACAGGTTACACTTACCAGGTTTTTCGCGATCCACATTATGATTTTACCCATAGTGACCGCCGGGGTGGTGGGCCTGCATCTTTTGCAGATCAGAAGACAGGGCATATCCGGCCCCCTATGA
- the folE gene encoding GTP cyclohydrolase I FolE has protein sequence MKAAVYELLTEIGEDPKREGLKKTPERVEQSLRQLTAGYKMDPMKVMEGAIFHEACDEMVIVRDIDIFSLCEHHMLPFYGKAHVAYVPSGKIVGLSKIPRVVEVFARRLQVQERLTNQVANAIMDALHPKGVGVVVEALHLCMAMRGVEKQNSVTVTSSMLGNFKTDPRTRQEFLSLIRKA, from the coding sequence ATGAAAGCCGCCGTTTACGAGCTTCTTACGGAAATAGGTGAAGACCCGAAACGGGAAGGTTTGAAAAAAACCCCTGAACGGGTGGAGCAATCCCTGCGCCAGCTCACCGCCGGTTACAAGATGGACCCCATGAAGGTGATGGAAGGGGCCATATTCCACGAAGCCTGCGACGAGATGGTCATCGTGAGGGACATAGACATATTTTCCCTCTGCGAGCATCACATGCTCCCCTTTTACGGCAAAGCCCACGTGGCCTACGTTCCTTCGGGCAAAATTGTTGGTTTGTCGAAAATACCAAGGGTTGTGGAGGTTTTCGCCAGGCGGCTTCAGGTGCAGGAGCGGCTCACAAACCAGGTGGCCAACGCCATTATGGACGCCCTGCATCCAAAAGGGGTTGGGGTTGTGGTGGAGGCTTTGCACCTTTGCATGGCCATGCGCGGGGTGGAGAAACAAAACTCTGTGACAGTCACATCATCCATGCTGGGTAATTTCAAGACAGACCCGCGGACGCGGCAGGAATTTTTGTCGCTCATAAGAAAAGCGTAG